One genomic region from Nocardioides plantarum encodes:
- a CDS encoding sacsin N-terminal ATP-binding-like domain-containing protein has translation MAIEDLGTPDGAAVGVDRAREAAGHLVREPDDPVLHEPQGAAECFAAVEGLAEAFRAAGKTFEEVIDNSRGGAESLSTDAFQGLSEVVQNANDVAATVVSFMLDDDVLEVRHNGRAVNLRDLRAMAVPWLTTKSDDAAATGRFGVGLSTLHRFAETFEVHSGHYHVQVGDPFVSNLLSTPDESVYVEETVLKVAFREGAATEAEFLEWCDRWDDAALMFLGHVRKVVFATPHRSRTLQLDVGREAKVEWELDTNTPESGIPTAEQPADAQSELIANRPDRVSVTVRRVTAADGRRWLLSTCEVPSPPDVDRVRKRKGATTPIGIALPLFNRQSSHGVMYAGLPVVDLPVVPALVNAQFDPFTTRQGLQNSDWNFAVARLAAGLWLRTMAHLFDTQPRKAWRCVPALATAPNAATNHGSAEASSTDDLVDAFRLDLIDRATNLASHITFPVDGEAVPLGSLAVEAAPLSRHLTDDEVARLAELPRRLPEEARDKRGVWRSVLTQWRATEAALPAEVTVADALRLFDGQVAAEPDISRTINLTAVALDAGLATLLGDHTCVINDRGERVKPPQPHHPRVLVRESGSLAQSLGFGEVIHPEYLMSTGPSTAVLDWLTTTHRLIGPDDVASLERLATAGAHGNPIEAPLKDEHLAALRTAMEPLGTTEWRRLGPNLGRAIFIRVTFYDTTGTEKEGHALPCQAYQPRQIEGNADGFQTAAGPTPGLRWAHRRYNTLLKSELKRDGGLGASRLLRVLGCLTAPRLAPHAAGNQYYRSSYRKGVPQYLNGGPAARSRALVDLDANWTLDDYDYDSLDLTAVLQNIARDTNNDQRRKRASAILATLRRGWRELSEHASVDAAHAHHTWHHRGTTRAFWLWRASSIPWLENAAGQASTPSNLRRQSESNRALFGNDPSALVHPGFADTRPEILDALGVYGEPNTMDLVRRLRELRGESATDETFAECGVIYQALANRVRAGRESLGLTERQLVDHLSQRGGLIRISEGWCTPAELLRGRPIFGTRRQFTPPIPRTDPLWRALRIPEPRLEDCINVLVEIGKTKHQPTSDDETIIVDTLRTIDQLLQARRQPLPRRLKDKLRTLPLWTSIGWHARRPVYSTDDHQLALGIGTDRPMWLPGVDPAQFQRLFNDLRITALDRDLVRVADPSAGAIDETTTRTFTRILDQFKSDLTRNAPVLVDTMRIAWTDAAAYEVRIDPALKATLTLPNDKTPLTIPIRAMFDAQEAALFISDIEEIERVEGVARALATLFTGDARPVTHAWLAAVLADREGQHINALTLAAEHAERDAAAAALAIARLEALSTDAADAHDKKQQAAKKTAAAKNGKKASTAATPAQANDTAGNDAAENDTTTPADAEASPVRKPRFLVNPDNLFVKDIKGKIVHGTASSSDPPPDPSDAADGASASGAVHGNGSSPKHPKSKATNDSGTAPVDKSKPPPKRSTTYRAYSEDEKERLGIEIASRVLKGDAQALQDIRNQRGVGADAIDDLERFYELKVFGREEHNTVRLEPSQIRLALTEPNFFLVIVSNLEGPDARPTVRVISDPINQLTMKETSVITYSGIQEATSLMFTLDQDEEDGPAPAAD, from the coding sequence GTGGCGATAGAAGATCTCGGCACGCCCGACGGGGCTGCGGTCGGTGTCGATCGTGCTCGTGAAGCGGCTGGGCATCTTGTTCGCGAGCCGGATGACCCGGTGCTGCATGAACCACAGGGTGCTGCTGAGTGCTTCGCTGCCGTTGAAGGTCTAGCGGAAGCGTTTCGTGCGGCTGGGAAGACGTTCGAGGAAGTGATCGACAACAGTCGAGGCGGCGCAGAGTCGCTGTCGACTGACGCGTTCCAAGGACTGTCGGAGGTTGTGCAGAACGCCAACGACGTGGCCGCCACGGTGGTGTCGTTCATGCTCGATGACGACGTGTTGGAGGTTCGGCACAACGGCCGTGCCGTCAATCTCCGGGACCTGCGGGCGATGGCCGTGCCGTGGCTGACGACCAAGTCGGATGACGCTGCGGCAACGGGACGGTTCGGTGTCGGGTTGAGCACGCTTCACCGGTTCGCTGAAACCTTCGAGGTCCACAGCGGCCACTATCACGTTCAGGTGGGTGACCCCTTTGTGTCGAACCTGCTGTCGACTCCCGATGAGAGCGTGTACGTCGAGGAAACCGTGCTGAAGGTCGCCTTCCGCGAGGGCGCCGCGACCGAAGCCGAGTTCTTGGAGTGGTGCGACCGCTGGGATGACGCCGCGCTCATGTTCCTCGGCCACGTTCGCAAGGTCGTGTTCGCGACCCCTCATCGGTCGCGGACGCTGCAACTCGATGTCGGCAGGGAAGCGAAAGTCGAGTGGGAGCTCGACACGAACACCCCCGAGTCTGGGATACCGACGGCCGAGCAACCTGCCGACGCCCAGTCCGAGTTGATCGCGAACCGGCCCGATCGCGTGTCAGTAACGGTCCGTCGCGTAACCGCTGCGGACGGGCGCCGATGGCTTCTCTCGACGTGTGAGGTTCCGAGTCCGCCAGACGTGGATCGAGTCAGAAAGCGGAAAGGGGCTACGACGCCGATCGGAATCGCACTGCCATTGTTCAATCGACAGTCGAGCCATGGCGTCATGTATGCCGGGCTACCCGTGGTCGACCTGCCAGTGGTCCCGGCACTCGTCAACGCCCAGTTCGATCCGTTCACCACACGTCAGGGGCTGCAGAACAGCGACTGGAACTTCGCCGTCGCGCGACTCGCCGCCGGGCTCTGGCTTCGCACGATGGCCCACTTGTTCGACACTCAGCCTCGGAAGGCCTGGCGCTGCGTCCCTGCCCTGGCAACCGCACCGAACGCGGCGACCAATCACGGCTCAGCAGAGGCGTCATCGACCGACGACCTTGTCGACGCGTTTCGGTTGGACCTGATCGATCGCGCGACCAACCTGGCGTCACACATCACGTTCCCCGTTGACGGTGAAGCAGTGCCCCTAGGGAGTCTCGCGGTGGAAGCAGCACCGTTGAGCAGGCATCTGACCGATGATGAGGTCGCCCGGCTTGCCGAACTGCCTCGTCGCCTCCCAGAAGAGGCGCGGGACAAGCGTGGAGTGTGGAGATCAGTGCTCACACAGTGGCGGGCCACCGAAGCCGCCCTACCCGCTGAGGTCACCGTTGCCGACGCACTGAGACTGTTCGACGGCCAGGTCGCCGCCGAACCCGACATCAGCCGAACCATCAACCTCACCGCAGTTGCTCTCGACGCTGGACTGGCGACTCTTCTTGGAGACCACACGTGCGTCATCAACGATCGGGGCGAACGGGTCAAGCCACCACAACCCCACCACCCCCGGGTGCTCGTACGGGAGAGCGGCAGCCTCGCCCAATCGCTCGGCTTCGGCGAAGTCATACATCCGGAGTACCTCATGTCGACCGGACCATCCACCGCCGTTCTGGACTGGCTCACCACAACACATCGGCTGATCGGGCCAGACGATGTTGCCTCGCTCGAACGGCTCGCCACTGCCGGAGCACATGGCAACCCGATCGAGGCGCCCCTCAAAGACGAACACCTCGCGGCACTACGCACCGCGATGGAGCCTCTCGGAACGACCGAATGGAGACGCCTCGGCCCAAACCTCGGAAGGGCGATCTTCATCCGCGTCACCTTCTACGACACCACGGGCACGGAGAAGGAGGGCCACGCCCTGCCCTGCCAGGCCTACCAGCCACGCCAGATCGAGGGCAACGCCGACGGCTTCCAGACCGCTGCCGGTCCGACTCCGGGCCTCAGGTGGGCACACCGGCGGTACAACACACTGTTGAAGTCGGAACTCAAACGCGACGGCGGGCTGGGCGCGTCGCGACTACTGCGCGTCCTGGGTTGTCTGACCGCACCCCGACTCGCACCTCACGCGGCGGGCAACCAGTACTACCGGAGCAGTTATCGCAAGGGAGTTCCGCAATACCTCAACGGTGGTCCGGCCGCGCGAAGTCGCGCGCTCGTGGACCTCGACGCCAACTGGACGCTCGACGACTACGACTACGACAGCCTCGACCTCACCGCAGTGCTGCAGAACATCGCACGGGACACGAACAACGACCAACGGCGAAAGCGCGCCTCAGCGATACTCGCAACACTGCGACGCGGATGGCGTGAACTCAGCGAACACGCTTCCGTCGATGCAGCGCACGCACACCACACGTGGCATCACCGAGGGACCACCCGAGCCTTCTGGCTCTGGCGGGCATCCTCTATTCCGTGGCTCGAAAACGCAGCCGGGCAGGCGTCGACACCATCGAACCTCCGCCGCCAAAGCGAGTCGAACCGAGCCCTGTTCGGAAACGACCCGAGCGCTCTTGTCCATCCTGGGTTCGCAGACACACGCCCGGAGATCCTCGACGCCCTCGGCGTGTACGGCGAACCAAACACGATGGACCTCGTCCGACGGCTTCGCGAACTACGCGGCGAATCCGCGACCGACGAGACGTTCGCCGAGTGCGGAGTCATCTACCAAGCCCTCGCGAACCGGGTCAGGGCGGGCCGGGAGTCTCTCGGCCTGACCGAACGACAACTAGTCGACCACCTATCGCAGCGTGGCGGACTGATCCGCATCAGCGAGGGATGGTGCACCCCGGCCGAACTCCTGCGCGGACGACCCATCTTCGGCACACGACGACAATTCACGCCACCGATCCCCAGAACCGACCCACTCTGGCGGGCGCTTCGCATTCCCGAACCGAGGCTGGAGGACTGCATCAACGTACTTGTCGAGATCGGGAAGACAAAGCACCAACCCACATCGGACGACGAAACGATCATCGTCGACACGCTCCGCACCATCGACCAGTTGCTCCAGGCGCGTCGACAACCACTCCCTCGGCGCCTCAAGGACAAACTCCGCACACTCCCCCTTTGGACCTCCATCGGATGGCATGCTCGCCGTCCCGTCTACTCAACCGATGACCACCAACTGGCACTGGGGATCGGCACCGACCGACCCATGTGGCTACCCGGCGTCGACCCTGCACAGTTCCAAAGGCTCTTCAACGACCTAAGGATCACCGCCCTTGACCGCGACCTCGTCCGCGTCGCCGATCCGAGCGCAGGAGCGATCGACGAAACAACGACGCGGACCTTCACCCGGATCCTGGACCAGTTCAAGTCCGACCTGACACGCAACGCACCGGTGCTCGTAGACACGATGCGGATCGCCTGGACTGACGCGGCCGCATACGAGGTTCGCATCGACCCGGCCCTCAAAGCCACACTCACCCTCCCCAACGACAAGACGCCGCTCACCATCCCGATACGAGCGATGTTCGACGCTCAGGAGGCGGCGCTGTTCATCTCTGACATCGAGGAGATCGAACGTGTCGAAGGAGTCGCACGTGCTCTCGCAACACTCTTCACGGGCGACGCACGGCCAGTCACTCACGCCTGGCTGGCAGCCGTCCTGGCCGATCGGGAAGGGCAGCACATCAATGCGCTCACCCTGGCCGCAGAGCACGCCGAACGAGACGCCGCAGCAGCCGCACTCGCCATAGCCCGCCTCGAAGCACTCTCCACCGACGCAGCAGACGCTCACGACAAGAAGCAACAGGCTGCCAAGAAGACAGCCGCCGCCAAGAACGGAAAGAAGGCGTCCACCGCAGCCACACCCGCACAAGCGAACGACACGGCCGGTAACGACGCAGCCGAGAACGATACGACGACCCCTGCGGACGCAGAAGCATCACCAGTCCGCAAACCAAGATTCCTCGTCAACCCGGACAACCTCTTCGTCAAGGACATCAAGGGCAAGATCGTCCACGGAACGGCCTCGTCATCCGACCCTCCCCCCGATCCCTCCGACGCGGCCGACGGCGCCAGCGCCAGCGGCGCCGTCCACGGCAATGGCTCCTCCCCGAAACACCCGAAGAGCAAAGCGACGAACGACAGCGGCACGGCGCCTGTGGACAAGTCGAAGCCACCACCCAAGCGCTCAACTACCTACCGCGCGTACAGCGAGGACGAGAAGGAACGGCTAGGCATCGAGATCGCCAGTCGCGTCCTGAAGGGCGACGCACAAGCCCTCCAGGACATCCGCAACCAACGAGGAGTCGGCGCCGACGCCATCGACGACCTTGAACGGTTCTACGAGTTGAAGGTATTCGGTCGCGAGGAGCACAACACAGTACGGCTGGAGCCATCGCAGATCCGACTCGCGCTGACAGAGCCGAACTTCTTCCTCGTCATCGTCTCCAACCTCGAAGGACCCGACGCACGTCCAACGGTCCGTGTCATCAGCGACCCCATCAACCAACTCACCATGAAAGAGACGAGCGTCATCACATACAGCGGGATCCAGGAAGCGACGAGTCTGATGTTCACGCTCGACCAGGACGAAGAAGACGGACCTGCACCGGCCGCCGATTAG
- the guaA gene encoding glutamine-hydrolyzing GMP synthase — protein sequence MTATETPAEHDLVLVVDFGAQYAQLIARRVREARVYSEIVAHHVPVADMLARKPKAIILSGGPSSVYAEGAPGIDAAIFEADVPVFGMCYGFQLMAKGLGGEVAATGAREYGRTPVAVGTPGTLLAELPAEHSVWMSHGDSVTAAPSGFEVLAATAGTPVAAFESLDRRMAGVQWHPEVLHTEHGQAVLEHFLHDIAGCRQTWTMLNIVEEQVEHIRAQVGEGRAICALSGGVDSAVAAAIVQRAIGDRLTCVYVDHGMMRQGETEQVRHDFEEVFDVLDVVDAADQFIDALAGVRDPEEKRKIIGREFIRTFEAAEARVFGDLEAGAATAYLVQGTLYPDVVESGGGAGASNIKSHHNVGGLPDDLDFELIEPLRTLFKDEVRAVGEQLGLPSTMVWRQPFPGPGLGIRIIGEVTRERLDLLRQADAIAREELTRAGLDRDIWQMPVVLLADVRSVGVQGDGRTYGHPVVLRPVTSEDAMTADWARLPYDLMERISTRITNEVAEVNRVTVDITSKPPGTIEWE from the coding sequence ATGACGGCGACCGAGACCCCTGCCGAGCACGACCTGGTCCTGGTGGTCGACTTCGGCGCCCAGTACGCCCAGCTGATCGCTCGCCGCGTGCGCGAGGCGCGCGTCTACTCCGAGATCGTCGCCCACCACGTGCCGGTGGCCGACATGCTGGCCCGCAAGCCGAAGGCGATCATCCTGTCCGGCGGGCCGTCCTCGGTCTACGCCGAGGGGGCCCCCGGCATCGACGCCGCGATCTTCGAGGCCGACGTGCCGGTCTTCGGCATGTGCTACGGCTTCCAGCTGATGGCCAAGGGTCTCGGCGGTGAGGTGGCCGCGACGGGCGCCCGGGAGTACGGCCGCACCCCGGTCGCGGTCGGCACCCCCGGCACGCTGCTCGCCGAGCTCCCGGCCGAGCACTCGGTGTGGATGTCGCACGGCGACTCGGTGACCGCGGCGCCGTCCGGCTTCGAGGTGCTCGCCGCGACCGCCGGCACCCCCGTGGCGGCCTTCGAGTCGCTCGACCGGCGGATGGCCGGCGTCCAGTGGCACCCGGAGGTGCTGCACACCGAGCACGGCCAGGCCGTGCTCGAGCACTTCCTCCACGACATCGCCGGCTGCCGCCAGACCTGGACGATGCTCAACATCGTCGAGGAGCAGGTCGAGCACATCCGGGCCCAGGTCGGTGAGGGCCGGGCCATCTGCGCCTTGTCCGGCGGCGTGGACTCCGCCGTCGCGGCGGCGATCGTGCAGCGCGCCATCGGTGACCGGCTCACCTGCGTCTACGTCGACCACGGGATGATGCGTCAGGGCGAGACCGAGCAGGTCCGCCACGACTTCGAGGAGGTCTTCGACGTCCTCGACGTCGTCGACGCGGCCGACCAGTTCATCGACGCGCTCGCGGGGGTCCGCGACCCCGAGGAGAAGCGCAAGATCATCGGGCGCGAGTTCATCCGCACCTTCGAGGCTGCCGAGGCCCGGGTCTTCGGTGACCTCGAGGCCGGGGCCGCGACGGCCTACCTCGTCCAGGGCACCCTCTACCCCGACGTCGTCGAGTCCGGCGGGGGAGCCGGTGCCTCCAACATCAAGAGCCACCACAACGTCGGCGGTCTGCCCGACGACCTCGACTTCGAGCTGATCGAGCCGCTACGCACGCTGTTCAAGGACGAGGTGCGCGCCGTCGGCGAGCAGCTCGGCCTGCCGTCCACGATGGTCTGGCGCCAGCCGTTCCCCGGCCCCGGCCTCGGCATCCGGATCATCGGCGAGGTCACCCGCGAGCGCCTCGACCTGCTCCGCCAGGCCGACGCCATCGCCCGCGAGGAGCTCACCCGGGCGGGTCTCGACCGCGACATCTGGCAGATGCCGGTGGTCCTGCTGGCCGACGTGCGCTCCGTCGGCGTCCAGGGCGACGGCCGCACCTACGGCCACCCCGTCGTCCTGCGGCCGGTCACCAGCGAGGACGCGATGACCGCCGACTGGGCCCGCCTGCCCTACGACCTGATGGAGCGGATCTCCACGCGCATCACCAACGAGGTCGCCGAGGTCAACCGGGTCACCGTCGACATCACCTCCAAGCCGCCGGGCACGATCGAGTGGGAGTGA
- the rraA gene encoding ribonuclease E activity regulator RraA, with the protein MTPPADQPAEFVATADLHDEHGDALGSCDLQLRQYGGRTRFRGEVVTLRCHEDNVLVRQTLSEPGHGKVLVVDGDGSLHRALMGDVIADLAVGNGWEGVVIHGVVRDSALLAGLDLGVKALGTNPRKSTKHGTGERDVPVAFGGVVFTPGATLVSDEDGVVVLP; encoded by the coding sequence ATGACTCCCCCCGCAGACCAGCCCGCCGAGTTCGTCGCCACCGCCGACCTCCACGACGAGCACGGGGACGCGCTCGGGTCGTGCGACCTGCAGCTGCGCCAGTACGGCGGGAGGACGAGGTTCCGGGGCGAGGTCGTCACGCTGCGCTGCCACGAGGACAACGTGCTGGTGCGCCAGACGCTCTCGGAGCCGGGGCACGGCAAGGTGCTGGTCGTCGACGGCGACGGCTCGCTGCACCGGGCGCTGATGGGCGACGTGATCGCCGACCTCGCCGTCGGCAACGGCTGGGAGGGCGTCGTCATCCACGGCGTCGTCCGCGACTCCGCCCTGCTCGCCGGGCTCGACCTCGGCGTGAAGGCCCTCGGCACCAATCCGCGCAAGAGCACCAAGCACGGCACGGGTGAGCGCGACGTGCCGGTGGCCTTCGGCGGCGTGGTCTTCACCCCGGGCGCGACGCTGGTCAGCGACGAGGACGGCGTGGTCGTGCTGCCGTAG
- a CDS encoding quinone oxidoreductase family protein, with amino-acid sequence MAQCWIATRPGGLDVLELVEHDLAPPRQGEVTIAVRAAGLNPADAKHVARGDAADFPKRLGYEVAGVVSAVGPDTAIASGAVAVGDEVLAFRVVGGWATELTVPARDVFAKPPRLSFPEAANLLLAGTTAAEMLHVTGVADGDTILVHGASGAVGVSVLQQAALLGARVVGTAGAARADVVRRFGGTPVEYGDGLEQRIRELAPDGVVAALDCVGTDEAVDVSLALVADRDRIVTIAAPARAGTDGFRAIGGAMPASAAFRDGVRAHLVDLAAAGRLVVPMARTFALADAVQAATLLQQQHPGGKLALIP; translated from the coding sequence ATGGCCCAGTGCTGGATCGCGACCCGTCCTGGCGGCCTCGACGTCCTCGAGCTGGTCGAGCACGACCTCGCGCCGCCGCGGCAGGGCGAGGTGACGATCGCCGTACGCGCTGCCGGGCTCAACCCGGCCGACGCCAAGCACGTGGCCCGCGGTGACGCCGCCGACTTCCCCAAGCGCCTCGGCTACGAGGTCGCCGGGGTCGTGAGCGCGGTCGGGCCCGACACCGCCATCGCCTCGGGCGCCGTGGCGGTCGGTGACGAGGTGCTGGCCTTCCGGGTCGTGGGCGGCTGGGCCACGGAGCTGACCGTGCCGGCGCGCGACGTGTTCGCCAAGCCGCCGCGCCTGTCGTTCCCCGAGGCCGCCAACCTTCTCCTGGCCGGCACCACCGCGGCCGAGATGCTCCACGTGACCGGGGTCGCCGACGGCGACACCATCCTCGTGCACGGTGCCTCGGGTGCGGTCGGCGTCAGCGTGCTCCAGCAGGCCGCGCTCCTCGGCGCTCGCGTGGTCGGCACGGCGGGCGCCGCGCGCGCCGACGTCGTACGCCGCTTCGGCGGCACGCCCGTCGAGTACGGCGACGGGCTCGAGCAGCGGATCCGCGAGCTCGCGCCCGACGGCGTCGTGGCCGCCCTCGACTGCGTCGGCACCGACGAGGCCGTCGACGTCTCGCTCGCCCTGGTCGCCGACCGCGACCGCATCGTCACGATCGCGGCGCCCGCCCGAGCAGGCACCGACGGGTTCCGGGCGATCGGCGGGGCGATGCCGGCCAGCGCGGCCTTCCGCGACGGCGTCCGCGCCCACCTGGTCGACCTCGCCGCGGCCGGGCGGCTGGTGGTCCCGATGGCGCGCACCTTCGCCCTGGCCGACGCCGTCCAAGCAGCCACGCTGCTCCAGCAGCAGCACCCCGGCGGCAAGCTGGCCCTGATCCCCTGA
- a CDS encoding GMC family oxidoreductase N-terminal domain-containing protein: MSNDFDFDVLVIGSGFGGSVAALRLIEKGYTVGVVEAGPRFEDKDFASGTFDLKRYLWAPAIGCYGIQRIDALRDTLIVAGAGVGGGSLVYANTLYEPLDQFYKDPQWSGITDWKDELAPYYDQAKRMLGVVDNPVHTPADDVMAKVASDMGVADTFHPTPVGVFFGGPSAKPGEQVEDPFFGGEGPSRNACLNCGECMSGCRHNAKNTLVKNYLYLAEKRGARVLPLTTVTRISPRAQGGYEVKVKYTKAKRATAKNTRTITAEHVVMAAASLGTQKLLHRMKDEGHLPRLSDRLGFLSRTNSESILGAIAPRTDKTDYSYGVAITSSFHPDEHTHIEPCRYGKGYNTMALMQTVLTDGDGDVPRWQSWLKELWKQRANIRELYDMQHWSERTVIALVMQSLDNSITTYGKKSLLGWRMTSRQGHGAPNPTWIPVANEAVRRIAGITGGTPGGNIGEPFNMPLTAHFIGGCAIGTSPEEGVVDPYQRVFGHPGLHVADGSAISANLGVNPSLTITAQAERAMALWPNKGDVDQRPALGEDYRRVEPVQPRHPAVPPTASGALRLPIVKVS; encoded by the coding sequence ATGAGCAACGACTTCGACTTCGACGTACTCGTCATCGGCTCCGGCTTCGGTGGGTCCGTGGCCGCCCTCCGGCTGATCGAGAAGGGCTACACGGTCGGCGTGGTCGAGGCCGGTCCGCGCTTCGAGGACAAGGACTTCGCCTCGGGCACCTTCGACCTCAAGCGCTACCTGTGGGCCCCGGCTATCGGCTGCTACGGCATCCAGCGCATCGACGCGCTGCGCGACACCCTGATCGTCGCCGGCGCCGGGGTCGGCGGTGGGTCCCTCGTCTACGCCAACACGCTCTACGAGCCGCTCGACCAGTTCTACAAGGACCCGCAGTGGTCCGGCATCACCGACTGGAAGGACGAGCTGGCCCCCTACTACGACCAGGCCAAGCGGATGCTCGGCGTGGTCGACAACCCCGTGCACACCCCGGCCGACGACGTCATGGCGAAGGTCGCCAGCGACATGGGCGTCGCCGACACGTTCCACCCGACCCCGGTGGGCGTGTTCTTCGGTGGTCCGTCCGCCAAGCCCGGCGAGCAGGTCGAGGACCCGTTCTTCGGCGGCGAGGGCCCGAGCCGCAACGCCTGCCTCAACTGCGGCGAGTGCATGTCGGGCTGTCGCCACAACGCCAAGAACACGCTGGTCAAGAACTACCTCTACCTCGCCGAGAAGCGCGGTGCCCGGGTGCTCCCGCTGACCACCGTGACCCGCATCAGCCCGCGCGCGCAGGGTGGCTACGAGGTCAAGGTCAAGTACACCAAGGCCAAGCGCGCCACCGCCAAGAACACCCGCACGATCACCGCCGAGCACGTCGTGATGGCGGCCGCCTCGCTCGGCACCCAGAAGCTGCTCCACCGGATGAAGGACGAGGGTCACCTGCCCCGCCTGTCCGACCGGCTGGGCTTCTTGTCGCGCACCAACTCCGAGTCGATCCTCGGCGCGATCGCTCCCAGGACCGACAAGACCGACTACTCCTACGGCGTCGCGATCACGTCGAGCTTCCACCCCGACGAGCACACCCACATCGAGCCCTGCCGCTACGGCAAGGGCTACAACACGATGGCCCTGATGCAGACCGTCCTCACCGACGGCGACGGCGACGTGCCCCGCTGGCAGTCCTGGCTCAAGGAGCTGTGGAAGCAGCGCGCCAACATCCGCGAGCTCTACGACATGCAGCACTGGTCCGAGCGCACCGTGATCGCCCTGGTGATGCAGAGCCTCGACAACTCGATCACCACCTACGGCAAGAAGTCCCTGCTCGGCTGGCGGATGACGTCGCGCCAGGGACACGGCGCGCCCAACCCGACCTGGATCCCGGTCGCCAACGAGGCCGTACGCCGGATCGCCGGCATCACGGGGGGCACGCCCGGTGGCAACATCGGGGAGCCCTTCAACATGCCGCTGACCGCCCACTTCATCGGTGGCTGCGCGATCGGCACCTCGCCCGAGGAGGGCGTTGTCGACCCCTACCAGCGGGTCTTCGGCCACCCCGGCCTCCACGTCGCCGACGGCTCGGCGATCTCGGCCAACCTGGGCGTCAACCCGTCGCTCACGATCACCGCCCAGGCCGAGCGGGCCATGGCGCTGTGGCCCAACAAGGGCGACGTCGACCAGCGGCCCGCCCTCGGTGAGGACTACCGCCGGGTCGAGCCCGTGCAGCCCCGTCACCCCGCGGTGCCGCCGACCGCGTCCGGTGCGCTCCGGCTGCCCATCGTCAAGGTGTCCTGA